The Paenibacillus sp. FSL H7-0357 nucleotide sequence TGCCGCTCTCGCTTTTCTTGCACCGAGGTGGTTTTCAGACGATAAAGGCGGCCCGGGGAAAAATCTTGTGGCCAATATAATGGTGGACGGCAAGCTGTTCAAGACGGTTCAGCTTACAGAGGAAGATCAAACGGTAGAAGTCCGTACCGATCGCGGGTATAACATTTTAAAAGTGCATGATTATGGTATTGAAATGTATGACGCCGACTGTCCCGACAAGGTATGTCTAGGTTTTGGGTTTATTACCTTGCCCAAGCAGACGATCGTCTGTTTGCCGCACAGGGTATTAGTAGAAATTGCAGGCGCGTCGGGAGGAGATGAAATAGATGCCTATGTCCAGTAGTGAATCTTCAACGGCCCTGAAAAGAACGGTGATTGTAGCGCTCTTTGCCGCAGTGGCGGTTGTGCTAAGTATTATGGAAGCCCAGATTCCACTCGCAGGGATGGGGCTGATGCCCGGTGCCAAGCTGGGATTTGCCAACATTATGATTTTGACCTGCATTTATTTTTTGCGCGCACGTGACGCATTTGTACTTGTAATCCTCAAGACCTTGCTTACCGCATTTTTGCTGGGTACCTTCTCAAGTCTGCTGTTCAGCTTATTTGGCTCTTTGTTCAGCTTTGTAGTCATGTACCTGCTCGTCCGGTTTGGCGGGAAAAGACTCAGTGTCATTGGGATCAGTATTGCCGGCGGACTGGCCCACAACACAGGGCAGCTGCTCGCCGCTTCCATAGTGTTGAAATCATCGAGCACGTTCTACTACTTTCCGATGCTGCTGATTACCGGAGTGGTAACAGGGATTGTCGTCGGTTTCGCGGTGCGTTATGTGGTAGCCTCGTTATCCAAAATATCGCTGTTTGAAGAGTTCTTGGGCGGAACGGGTCACTAGCTGGGAAGGATGACTAACATGAATGAATTTAACAATGAGCTGGAAGCTGGAGCGGAACCGCCAGTGATCTCACTGGCAGGCGTATCGTTTGGATATAACCCGGAGCACCCGATCCTCCAGAATATTACACTATCTATCCAGCAGGGGGAATGGGTAAGCATCGTGGGACCGAACGGCTGCGGCAAGTCAACGCTGGTCAAGCTGCTGAATGCCCTGCTGCCTAAAAGTGCCGGAGAGATCTTCATCTGCGGCCATAAACTGCAGGAAGAGAATATTGGAACGATCCGTCAGTGCATTGGCATGGTGTTCCAGAACCCTGACAACCAGTTTATCGGGGCAACGGTAGAGGAAGACATCGTATTCGGCCTGGAGGGGCTGTGTTTACCCTACGCGGAGATGGAGGAACGGCTGAAATCCTATGCCATGAAGCTGGGGATCGGCCATCTGCTGGCCAAGCATCCCGGCGAGCTGTCGGGAGGCCAGAAGCAGCGGGTCGCTATTGCCTCCATTCTAGCCATGAAGCCAGGCATCGTCATCTTTGACGAGGCCTCTTCCATGTTGGACGAAGGAAGCCGGAACGAGCTGATGGGCATTTTGCAGGATATGCGCGCGGAAGGGAACTATACCCTTCTAATGATTACACACGATGCCGATGAAATCCTGGCCTCGGATCGCGTGCTGGCCCTGCACGGGGGTGGACTGGCGGCAGATGTAACCCCTGCGGAATTGTTCCGGAATGAAGAGCTTCTGGAGAAGTGCCACCTGCGGGAGCCGTATCCTTGGCAGCTTGCCCGTGAACTGCAGAACCTGGGGATTAAGGTGGATGTTCCCGCCAGTGAAAAGGAGCTTATAGACACATTATGGCCATACAACTACAACAAGTAAGCTACACCTACGCGGACCGGAGCCTCTGGAGGCAGACAGCGCTGCACGGGATTAATCTTAACATCCCCAGCGGATCGATGGTGGGCATTGCCGGGGCAACCGGCTCGGGAAAATCGACACTTCTGCAGCTGTTCAACGGAATTCTGAAGCCGACGGAGGGGGCGGTCAGTGTCCTTGATGTAACTATCCGTGCCGGCGAGAAATCTCCGAAGCTGCTTCCGCTGCGCCGCCGGGTCGGTCTGGTCTTTCAGTTTCCCGAGCAGCAGATGTTTGAGGAGACGGTAGAGAAGGATCTGTGCTTCGGCCCGCTTAACTTTGGCATGAGTCTTGAGGAAGCCAAGGAGCGCACACGCAAGGCGATGACAGACATGGGGCTGGATCTTGGACTGCTGGAGCGCAATCCGTTCCGTCTAAGCGGCGGACAGATGCGCAAGGCGGCCATCGCTTCGGTGCTGGCCATGGACCCGGATATCGTTGTGCTGGATGAACCGACAGCGACACTCGACCCGATCAGCAGGGCGGAGCTGATCGGGCTGCTGGAGCGGCTCTGCCGCGAGCAGGGCCGGACGATTATCATCGTGACGCACCGGATGGATGAGCTGCTTCCCTATGCCGACCGCTGGGTCCTGCTTAAGGAAGGCGAGCTGGCTTTTCAGGGCACTAGCCAGGAGCTTGCTGCCGATTCGGATATTCTGGAACGCTGCGGCCTGACGGTGCCGCAGTCGCTCCGCTACTGGCGGGCGGTTGCCGACCGCTTCGGTCTTGCGGGGGAGAAGCCCCGGTTGACCGCGGGCAGCCTCGCCGAGCTGATTGCTTCGCTGCCTGGAGCAGCGGAGGGCCCGGGCCTTGCAGGAAAGAGGGATAGCTATGAATGATCGGCTGCTGCTCGGGCGCAGCATTGAGACCGGCTCCTGGGTACACAAGCTGGATGCCCGGGCCAAGATCATCGGGATGATCTTATATTTAGTTGTTATTTTACTGTCGCATTCATGGATGGCGATGGCGCTGCTGGCCGTATTTTCGATAGCGGTCATGTCATCAACC carries:
- a CDS encoding energy-coupling factor transporter ATPase; translation: MAIQLQQVSYTYADRSLWRQTALHGINLNIPSGSMVGIAGATGSGKSTLLQLFNGILKPTEGAVSVLDVTIRAGEKSPKLLPLRRRVGLVFQFPEQQMFEETVEKDLCFGPLNFGMSLEEAKERTRKAMTDMGLDLGLLERNPFRLSGGQMRKAAIASVLAMDPDIVVLDEPTATLDPISRAELIGLLERLCREQGRTIIIVTHRMDELLPYADRWVLLKEGELAFQGTSQELAADSDILERCGLTVPQSLRYWRAVADRFGLAGEKPRLTAGSLAELIASLPGAAEGPGLAGKRDSYE
- a CDS encoding Gx transporter family protein, producing MPMSSSESSTALKRTVIVALFAAVAVVLSIMEAQIPLAGMGLMPGAKLGFANIMILTCIYFLRARDAFVLVILKTLLTAFLLGTFSSLLFSLFGSLFSFVVMYLLVRFGGKRLSVIGISIAGGLAHNTGQLLAASIVLKSSSTFYYFPMLLITGVVTGIVVGFAVRYVVASLSKISLFEEFLGGTGH
- a CDS encoding NusG domain II-containing protein produces the protein MKRADVLLVSIVLIAALAFLAPRWFSDDKGGPGKNLVANIMVDGKLFKTVQLTEEDQTVEVRTDRGYNILKVHDYGIEMYDADCPDKVCLGFGFITLPKQTIVCLPHRVLVEIAGASGGDEIDAYVQ
- a CDS encoding ATP-binding cassette domain-containing protein; its protein translation is MNEFNNELEAGAEPPVISLAGVSFGYNPEHPILQNITLSIQQGEWVSIVGPNGCGKSTLVKLLNALLPKSAGEIFICGHKLQEENIGTIRQCIGMVFQNPDNQFIGATVEEDIVFGLEGLCLPYAEMEERLKSYAMKLGIGHLLAKHPGELSGGQKQRVAIASILAMKPGIVIFDEASSMLDEGSRNELMGILQDMRAEGNYTLLMITHDADEILASDRVLALHGGGLAADVTPAELFRNEELLEKCHLREPYPWQLARELQNLGIKVDVPASEKELIDTLWPYNYNK